From one Pedobacter faecalis genomic stretch:
- a CDS encoding porin family protein: MKRIIVTCLTLFTTAFSYAQTAGLPYGFRLGLTAHPTVGWIKPQLGKTDGVSIGFSYGLTGDFNFAQNYSFATALTITTVNGRSTEIRTTEGGGGTPVQTAYDLKYMMQYIEVPLSIKLRTVKINDVRWYGQFGLSNGFKIGAKQDADISGSSEYRDLDVGKSTSFYRAGLLIGAGAEFDMGPQTSLTAGLSFNNGFTDITKSDNLKVRNHYIGINFGVLF; encoded by the coding sequence ATGAAAAGGATTATTGTTACCTGCCTTACATTATTCACCACAGCGTTTTCTTATGCACAAACCGCCGGTCTGCCTTATGGTTTCCGGTTGGGGCTTACCGCACATCCAACGGTTGGCTGGATTAAACCACAGCTCGGAAAAACTGACGGTGTATCTATTGGTTTTTCGTACGGACTGACGGGAGACTTTAATTTTGCGCAGAACTATAGTTTTGCGACCGCACTGACCATTACTACCGTTAACGGACGGAGCACGGAGATCAGGACTACAGAGGGCGGTGGCGGAACGCCGGTTCAGACGGCGTACGACTTGAAGTACATGATGCAATATATCGAGGTGCCGCTTTCCATAAAGCTGCGTACCGTAAAGATAAACGATGTGCGCTGGTACGGACAGTTTGGCCTGAGCAATGGCTTTAAGATCGGGGCAAAGCAGGATGCGGATATTTCCGGAAGTTCTGAATACCGCGACCTTGATGTGGGTAAGTCGACCAGTTTTTACCGCGCCGGTTTGCTGATTGGTGCTGGTGCTGAGTTTGATATGGGGCCTCAGACGAGTCTTACAGCCGGATTGTCATTCAACAATGGCTTTACGGATATTACTAAATCTGACAATTTAAAAGTGCGCAACCATTATATCGGCATTAATTTTGGCGTGTTGTTTTAA
- a CDS encoding TraR/DksA family transcriptional regulator, with protein MEKEKTRYSDSELQEFKELIQEKLRMAREEFLDLSSSLSNPNSNGTEDTSGTYKTLEDGSATLEKEQLNQLAARQKKFIENLEAALVRIENKTYGICRETGKLIQKERLRAVPHATLSIEAKLKQS; from the coding sequence ATGGAAAAAGAAAAAACCAGGTATTCCGACAGCGAATTGCAGGAATTTAAAGAACTGATCCAGGAAAAACTGCGCATGGCGAGAGAAGAGTTTCTTGACCTAAGCAGTTCATTGAGCAACCCTAATTCTAATGGTACCGAGGATACTTCAGGAACATATAAAACGCTTGAAGACGGATCCGCTACCTTGGAGAAGGAACAACTTAACCAATTGGCTGCGCGGCAAAAGAAGTTCATCGAGAACCTTGAAGCTGCTCTTGTCCGTATTGAAAATAAGACTTATGGTATTTGCAGGGAAACTGGTAAACTGATTCAGAAGGAGCGTTTACGCGCCGTGCCTCATGCTACATTAAGTATAGAAGCCAAACTGAAGCAGTCATAA
- the serS gene encoding serine--tRNA ligase, with the protein MLQVNYIRENRDKVLERLSVRHFKQPELVDEIIRADEERRQFQTSLDNLSARANALAKQIGELMRAGKKDEAEQLKAETTAGKEQQKQLSEQLSASEELLQALLVQLPNLPYKLVKAGGGADDNETVYVHGEPVQLPSGALPHWELAAKYDIIDFELGTKISGAGFPVYKGKGARLQRALINFFLDRATAAGYREMQVPHLINEASGFGTGQLPDKEGQMYHAGTDNLFLIPTAEVPVTNLYRDVILKEDELPIKNTAYTPCFRREAGSYGAHVRGLNRLHQFDKVEVVQVAHPDKSYDILEEMSSYVQSLLRDLGLHYRVLRLCGGDMGFASAMTYDMEAWSAAQQRWLEVSSVSNFETFQSNRLKLRFKGASGKTQLAHTLNGSALALPRIVAALLENNQTESGIRLPEVLVPYAGFEYIS; encoded by the coding sequence ATGCTGCAAGTTAATTATATCCGCGAAAATAGAGATAAAGTTTTAGAACGACTGAGTGTAAGACACTTTAAGCAACCTGAACTGGTCGACGAAATTATTCGGGCCGATGAGGAGCGCAGGCAGTTTCAAACTTCGCTGGATAATCTTTCTGCACGTGCCAATGCACTTGCAAAGCAGATCGGCGAATTGATGCGAGCTGGCAAAAAGGATGAGGCAGAACAGCTTAAAGCTGAGACGACTGCGGGCAAGGAACAGCAAAAGCAGTTATCCGAGCAGTTATCCGCTTCGGAAGAATTGCTTCAAGCGCTGCTTGTGCAGTTGCCGAACCTCCCATATAAACTTGTAAAAGCAGGCGGCGGCGCCGATGATAATGAGACCGTCTATGTGCACGGCGAACCGGTTCAGCTTCCTTCAGGAGCATTGCCGCATTGGGAGCTTGCAGCCAAATATGACATAATAGATTTTGAGCTTGGTACAAAAATCTCGGGCGCTGGCTTTCCGGTGTATAAAGGGAAAGGGGCACGCCTGCAACGGGCGCTGATCAACTTTTTTCTGGATCGTGCCACGGCTGCAGGCTATAGGGAAATGCAGGTACCGCACCTGATCAACGAAGCTTCAGGCTTCGGTACAGGTCAGCTGCCCGACAAAGAAGGGCAGATGTACCATGCAGGAACAGATAATCTGTTTCTCATACCTACTGCAGAGGTTCCGGTCACCAATCTGTACCGGGATGTGATCTTAAAAGAAGACGAGCTTCCAATAAAAAATACTGCTTATACGCCTTGTTTCCGTAGGGAAGCAGGATCGTACGGCGCACATGTCCGCGGTCTTAACCGCCTGCACCAGTTCGATAAAGTGGAAGTGGTACAGGTTGCCCATCCGGATAAATCATACGACATCCTGGAAGAGATGAGCAGTTACGTGCAGTCGTTGTTGCGCGACCTCGGCTTGCATTACCGCGTCTTGCGGCTGTGTGGGGGCGACATGGGTTTTGCATCAGCAATGACCTACGATATGGAAGCCTGGAGTGCTGCGCAGCAGCGCTGGCTGGAAGTGTCTTCTGTGTCCAATTTTGAAACTTTTCAGAGTAACCGGCTCAAACTTCGGTTCAAAGGCGCTTCTGGCAAAACACAACTGGCCCATACCCTAAACGGAAGTGCACTGGCCCTGCCGCGTATTGTGGCGGCTTTGCTGGAGAACAACCAGACCGAAAGCGGTATCCGTTTACCGGAAGTACTTGTGCCCTATGCGGGATTTGAGTACATCAGCTAG
- the rsmI gene encoding 16S rRNA (cytidine(1402)-2'-O)-methyltransferase: MDNLTAGKLFLVPTPIGNLEDMTFRAIRVLKEADVILAEDTRTSAPLLKHFGIDKKAYAHHQHNEHQASAEIVRFLKEGKKVALISDAGTPAISDPGFLLVRTALQNGLEVECLPGATAFVPALVNSGLPADAFVFEGFLPVKKGRHTRLKKLAEEERTIVLYESPHRLLKALEEFMEVMGADRQASVSRELTKLYEETVRGTLTEIKSHFENNILKGEFVICIAGKAEEKKAKKHYDSDR; this comes from the coding sequence ATGGATAACCTTACAGCAGGGAAGCTATTTCTCGTGCCTACGCCGATCGGAAACCTGGAAGACATGACCTTCCGGGCGATTCGTGTGCTGAAAGAGGCCGATGTGATCCTGGCTGAGGATACCCGAACCAGTGCGCCCTTACTGAAGCATTTTGGTATCGACAAAAAAGCCTATGCCCATCATCAACATAATGAGCACCAGGCGAGTGCGGAGATTGTCCGATTCTTGAAGGAAGGAAAGAAGGTTGCCCTGATATCTGACGCAGGCACGCCAGCCATCTCAGACCCCGGTTTCCTGCTGGTTCGTACTGCCCTGCAAAACGGGCTGGAAGTGGAGTGCCTTCCGGGGGCTACCGCGTTTGTCCCAGCACTTGTTAACTCCGGTCTGCCAGCGGACGCCTTTGTTTTTGAAGGTTTTCTGCCGGTTAAGAAAGGGCGGCATACACGACTCAAGAAACTTGCAGAAGAGGAACGCACCATAGTGCTTTATGAAAGCCCGCACCGCCTGCTTAAAGCATTGGAAGAGTTTATGGAGGTGATGGGTGCCGATCGCCAGGCTTCTGTGAGCCGGGAGCTGACCAAACTTTACGAAGAAACGGTCAGAGGTACGTTAACAGAAATTAAATCACATTTCGAAAACAATATATTAAAGGGAGAATTCGTAATTTGTATTGCCGGCAAGGCTGAGGAAAAAAAAGCGAAAAAACATTATGATAGTGATAGATAG
- a CDS encoding lipoprotein signal peptidase: MKGYTKPLLLILFVLVADQALKTWIKTNMYLGQEFKIIGDWFIIHFTENNGMAFGLEFGGEFGKLALSLFRIAAVAGIGYGLHYLIQKKYHRGLILNVALIFAGALGNIIDSVFYGVIYEYASLFHGRVVDMFYFPILKGVFPQWVPIWGGEDYIFFRPVFNIADAAISVGVVIILLFQKTYFKEDMQEEIGPNNEVVED; encoded by the coding sequence ATGAAAGGCTATACCAAACCCTTACTGCTTATTTTATTTGTGTTGGTGGCCGACCAGGCCTTAAAAACCTGGATTAAAACCAATATGTATCTGGGCCAGGAGTTCAAGATCATTGGCGACTGGTTCATTATACACTTCACTGAAAACAATGGAATGGCTTTCGGGCTCGAATTTGGCGGTGAATTCGGCAAGCTTGCGTTATCCCTTTTCCGCATCGCAGCCGTGGCTGGAATTGGTTACGGATTGCATTATTTGATACAGAAGAAATATCATAGGGGACTTATTCTGAATGTCGCCCTCATCTTTGCAGGGGCCCTTGGAAACATTATTGACTCTGTTTTCTACGGCGTGATCTATGAGTATGCCAGCCTTTTTCACGGGCGGGTGGTAGATATGTTCTACTTCCCCATCTTAAAAGGGGTTTTCCCACAGTGGGTCCCGATATGGGGCGGAGAAGATTATATCTTTTTCAGACCGGTATTCAATATCGCTGACGCAGCCATATCTGTGGGTGTTGTGATTATCCTGCTCTTCCAGAAGACTTACTTTAAAGAAGATATGCAGGAAGAAATTGGCCCTAACAATGAGGTAGTTGAGGATTAG
- the lnt gene encoding apolipoprotein N-acyltransferase, whose protein sequence is MIRLFNKPLFLALLSALLLWLAWPPIPYAAPLLLVALVPLLIAISVIEERAGVKRGKRIFLTAGLTFLIWNTASIYWIYNAISAYNDPFTAFLISLIPYGLGAALMTFAFWLYHRFKRNTNRYIGYLGLVSFYIAMEYLHQVWELAFPWMTLGNGFSGMVEMVQWYEYTGVYGGSLWVLLSNIAVFEIYRSFSKSNSTGYRLKSALVWVLIAGLPIAYSLYRYHTYAEEKVPVNVVVVQPNIDPYSKYGSLSVNSQLDILTGLSDSVGQVNTEYFIWPETAVPNYADEERIRENNQYEEIQEFLAKYKNGTVITGIETVKRYPDKATITAKNTGRGDFYDNFNAAMQVENSPNVQFYHKSKLVPGVEKMPFPALGALLAPVFEGLGGTVGGWGWQENPGVFFAHSGIGAAPVICYESLWGAWISRAVKDGAQFIAIITNDGWWGNTSGKDQHLLYAKLRAVETRRYVVRSANTGISAFINQRGDIIKQSDWWTKTALKADINLNDEQTFYVRNGDIIPVASSGISVVLALLMIAGRFRKKLR, encoded by the coding sequence ATGATCCGATTGTTCAATAAACCTCTTTTCCTGGCCCTGCTCAGTGCTTTGTTGCTTTGGCTTGCCTGGCCCCCTATCCCTTATGCAGCGCCCTTGCTGCTTGTGGCACTTGTGCCGCTACTCATTGCCATCTCGGTGATAGAGGAGCGGGCGGGCGTTAAACGGGGAAAACGCATCTTTCTGACGGCAGGGCTCACCTTCCTGATATGGAATACGGCCTCTATCTACTGGATATACAATGCCATTAGCGCCTATAATGATCCGTTTACTGCCTTTCTGATTTCGCTGATCCCCTACGGTTTAGGCGCAGCACTCATGACCTTTGCATTCTGGCTTTACCACCGCTTTAAACGGAACACCAACCGTTATATTGGATATCTTGGGCTCGTATCTTTTTATATTGCCATGGAATACCTTCATCAGGTATGGGAACTCGCCTTTCCCTGGATGACCCTCGGCAATGGCTTTTCCGGCATGGTGGAAATGGTACAGTGGTACGAATACACCGGGGTATATGGCGGTTCGTTATGGGTACTGCTAAGTAACATTGCTGTTTTTGAAATATACCGGTCATTTTCAAAAAGCAACAGCACAGGTTACCGGCTTAAAAGTGCCCTGGTTTGGGTGCTTATCGCCGGCCTTCCGATCGCCTACTCGCTATACCGTTACCACACTTATGCAGAAGAGAAAGTTCCGGTCAACGTAGTAGTGGTTCAACCGAATATTGACCCTTATAGTAAATACGGCAGCCTGTCGGTAAACAGCCAGCTCGACATCCTGACGGGCCTGTCAGATTCCGTTGGCCAGGTTAATACAGAATATTTTATATGGCCGGAAACCGCTGTGCCGAATTATGCTGATGAAGAGAGAATCAGGGAGAACAACCAGTATGAAGAAATACAGGAATTTCTTGCAAAATACAAGAACGGCACCGTTATAACGGGAATAGAAACGGTAAAGCGCTATCCGGATAAGGCGACAATCACTGCCAAGAACACGGGTCGGGGCGATTTTTATGACAATTTCAATGCAGCCATGCAAGTTGAAAATTCCCCTAACGTACAGTTCTATCATAAGTCCAAACTCGTTCCGGGCGTAGAAAAGATGCCTTTCCCGGCACTTGGCGCGTTGCTTGCCCCAGTGTTTGAAGGTCTGGGCGGCACCGTAGGCGGATGGGGCTGGCAGGAAAACCCAGGTGTGTTCTTTGCACATAGCGGCATCGGAGCCGCACCGGTGATCTGTTATGAATCTTTATGGGGCGCGTGGATCTCCCGGGCCGTAAAAGATGGCGCCCAGTTTATCGCCATCATTACCAACGATGGCTGGTGGGGCAATACTTCCGGGAAAGACCAGCACCTGCTTTATGCTAAATTACGTGCTGTTGAGACGAGGAGATACGTAGTACGATCTGCAAATACGGGAATATCTGCGTTTATTAATCAGCGCGGCGATATTATCAAACAGTCGGACTGGTGGACAAAAACCGCGCTTAAGGCCGACATCAACTTGAATGACGAGCAAACCTTCTACGTAAGGAACGGCGATATCATCCCTGTTGCCTCATCCGGAATTTCTGTTGTGCTGGCGTTGCTGATGATCGCAGGTCGGTTCCGGAAGAAGTTACGATAG
- a CDS encoding 2-phosphosulfolactate phosphatase produces MQKSIEVCMTPALLSLYDIEQSIVVVIDVLRATSSIVYGIDNGAAAIIPVAQVSDCLTYANTGFLLAAERDGEVVPGYDFGNSPFSYTAEKVAGKTVVLTTTNGTKALHMARERAHQVVVGSFLNLDALCHWLREQDRNVLLLCAGWKDKFNLEDTLFAGAVVNTLRKDYVHFDDSSIAAEDLYLLAKDDLRGYLYKSSHSHRLEVLNIEADVRFCLQRNICKAIPLLVGDKLVALTP; encoded by the coding sequence ATGCAAAAAAGCATAGAAGTATGTATGACGCCGGCTTTGCTCAGTCTGTACGACATTGAGCAAAGCATTGTAGTAGTAATAGATGTGCTCCGTGCAACTTCTTCCATTGTTTACGGTATCGATAACGGTGCTGCGGCGATCATTCCTGTAGCCCAGGTGTCTGATTGTCTGACCTACGCCAACACTGGATTTTTGCTGGCCGCAGAGCGCGATGGGGAAGTGGTTCCGGGTTATGATTTCGGGAACTCGCCGTTCTCTTACACTGCCGAAAAGGTGGCTGGCAAAACCGTAGTGCTCACAACCACCAACGGCACGAAGGCCTTACACATGGCGCGCGAGCGGGCTCATCAAGTGGTGGTAGGCTCGTTCCTTAATCTCGACGCCCTTTGCCACTGGCTGCGCGAACAGGATCGCAATGTTTTGCTGCTTTGCGCAGGCTGGAAGGATAAATTCAATCTGGAGGATACCTTGTTTGCTGGCGCGGTTGTGAATACGCTGCGCAAGGATTATGTGCATTTTGACGATTCAAGTATAGCCGCCGAGGATTTGTATCTGCTGGCCAAAGATGATCTGAGAGGATACCTGTATAAGTCGTCTCACAGTCACCGTTTAGAGGTCTTGAATATCGAGGCCGACGTACGATTCTGTCTTCAAAGGAATATTTGCAAAGCGATTCCCCTGCTGGTGGGCGATAAACTGGTGGCCCTTACACCATAG
- a CDS encoding PH domain-containing protein, whose product MIVIDRFLGEEQDPKAVEKVLGKLVDMLFAGEELLYMAVQKKPAVNILPDCIAVSNKRIFYCEPANFGITMNFKDISWKSIKEVSFKEEIFGAKFICVPLQGENIVTDYIPKVQARKLYQITSAQLENYKQEQRELELEEKRSSASQVTLNTLANDKPTFEKPYVETPVAPAPQPVEQEDETTLKLRKLKTLYDKQLITQDEYEAKKADILASL is encoded by the coding sequence ATGATAGTGATAGATAGATTTTTAGGTGAAGAGCAAGACCCGAAAGCGGTAGAGAAAGTTTTGGGCAAACTGGTGGACATGCTTTTTGCCGGCGAAGAGCTGCTTTACATGGCCGTCCAAAAAAAGCCGGCTGTAAATATTCTGCCTGATTGCATCGCGGTAAGCAACAAACGCATCTTCTATTGCGAGCCGGCAAATTTCGGTATCACGATGAATTTTAAGGATATTTCCTGGAAGAGCATTAAGGAAGTATCATTTAAGGAGGAAATATTCGGCGCTAAGTTTATCTGCGTGCCGCTGCAGGGTGAAAATATTGTAACAGACTACATCCCGAAGGTGCAGGCACGGAAGCTTTACCAGATCACCTCGGCACAGCTCGAAAACTACAAGCAGGAACAGCGTGAGCTGGAGCTTGAAGAGAAGCGTTCGTCAGCATCGCAGGTGACGCTGAATACGCTGGCCAATGATAAGCCGACTTTTGAAAAACCCTATGTAGAAACACCGGTAGCACCGGCTCCCCAGCCTGTTGAGCAAGAAGATGAAACTACCCTAAAGCTGAGAAAACTGAAGACACTATATGATAAGCAACTGATCACGCAGGATGAGTACGAGGCAAAAAAGGCTGACATCTTAGCGAGCTTATAA
- the gldB gene encoding gliding motility lipoprotein GldB produces the protein MQDKLKTGQSYLFFLLIGVLLLVSCKQDKRPDVSAVKIDLQTMRFDRDLYSARNVPPAKADAALKAKYGNFYNDFVFRMVGNQAYTGPEILNMLFKDRAYSDLQHEVDSIFPDIKKYDNELHEAFTYIKYYYPKVNIPRIIYFTSGFAVQTPVGDNYLGVGLDMFLGKNSKFYGAIVQSVPTYLSRRFTPDYLASRVVETFIREELFPERDEDHSFLDKMVHHGKILYFMDNVLPEDVADTIKIGYTGRQLDWCKTFERDIWAYYLENEFLYETDYHKIQVLLAEGPFTPGLGERNESAPKIGVWTGWQIVRKYMSENAEVSLQQLMAETDAQKILKLSRYKPK, from the coding sequence ATGCAAGACAAGCTAAAAACTGGCCAAAGCTATTTATTTTTTCTTTTAATTGGCGTGTTGCTCCTGGTTTCGTGCAAACAAGACAAGCGGCCCGATGTGAGCGCGGTAAAAATTGATCTGCAAACCATGCGGTTCGACAGGGATCTTTACTCGGCACGGAATGTACCACCGGCAAAGGCTGATGCAGCGCTTAAAGCGAAATACGGTAACTTTTACAACGACTTTGTCTTCCGGATGGTGGGTAATCAGGCGTATACCGGTCCGGAAATACTGAACATGCTCTTCAAAGACAGAGCCTACTCCGATCTGCAGCATGAGGTCGACAGCATCTTTCCTGATATAAAAAAATACGATAACGAGCTGCACGAGGCTTTTACCTATATCAAATATTACTACCCGAAAGTAAACATCCCCAGGATTATTTATTTCACCTCCGGCTTTGCGGTGCAAACGCCTGTGGGCGATAACTATCTGGGCGTGGGGCTCGACATGTTCTTAGGTAAAAACAGCAAGTTTTACGGGGCCATTGTGCAAAGCGTACCGACATATCTCTCGCGGCGCTTTACTCCGGACTATCTGGCATCCAGGGTAGTGGAAACCTTTATCAGGGAAGAGCTGTTCCCGGAGCGGGATGAAGACCACTCTTTTTTAGACAAAATGGTTCATCATGGTAAAATACTGTATTTCATGGATAATGTGCTCCCTGAGGATGTTGCAGACACCATTAAGATTGGTTATACGGGCAGGCAGCTCGACTGGTGTAAGACCTTCGAACGCGACATCTGGGCATACTATCTCGAAAATGAGTTCTTATACGAAACGGACTACCATAAGATCCAGGTTCTGCTGGCCGAAGGCCCTTTTACGCCCGGGCTGGGAGAACGGAATGAATCGGCGCCTAAGATCGGCGTTTGGACCGGCTGGCAGATCGTGAGGAAATATATGTCGGAGAACGCAGAGGTATCGCTGCAGCAACTTATGGCTGAAACCGACGCTCAGAAGATTCTCAAGCTGTCCAGATATAAGCCCAAATAG
- a CDS encoding SIMPL domain-containing protein, producing MMKKLFTLAIAALFSFSALAQQADLRKKISVSGSAETEVTPDIIYLSISLKEYLKDNNSKKKIDITTLENQLYAAVQRAGIDKSNLTINNLSSYNNVTEKKKNPDFLASKQYKLKVTDLNKWNDIIGAIDPKGIAYTNIDSYDYSKIEDLKKELKIKALQAAKLKATYLVEALGEKLGSVIDIQEINNEQFPQPMYRNVMMMKAESADAAANAPAEIDFKKIKLNYIMNTVFEIR from the coding sequence ATGATGAAGAAACTATTCACTTTGGCCATAGCAGCACTCTTTAGCTTCAGTGCGCTGGCTCAGCAGGCAGACCTCAGAAAAAAGATCAGCGTTAGCGGGTCTGCGGAAACCGAGGTAACACCGGATATAATTTACTTGTCGATTTCGCTTAAGGAATACCTGAAAGACAACAACAGTAAGAAAAAGATAGATATTACAACGCTTGAAAACCAGCTTTATGCTGCTGTGCAACGCGCTGGAATCGACAAATCGAATCTGACGATCAATAATCTAAGCAGTTATAATAACGTGACTGAAAAGAAGAAGAACCCGGATTTTCTGGCCAGCAAGCAGTACAAACTGAAGGTAACTGACCTGAATAAATGGAATGATATTATAGGAGCGATCGATCCGAAAGGTATTGCCTACACCAATATCGACAGCTACGATTATTCGAAGATCGAGGACCTGAAGAAGGAACTTAAAATAAAAGCGCTGCAAGCCGCTAAATTGAAAGCGACCTATCTTGTTGAAGCACTTGGTGAAAAACTGGGTAGCGTTATTGACATCCAGGAGATCAACAATGAACAATTTCCTCAGCCGATGTACAGAAATGTGATGATGATGAAGGCGGAAAGTGCAGATGCCGCTGCCAACGCCCCGGCAGAAATCGACTTTAAGAAGATCAAGCTGAATTACATAATGAATACCGTGTTCGAGATAAGATAG
- a CDS encoding NAD+ synthase, producing the protein MKIALAQLNYHIGNFDYNTDKIIASINDAKAQGADLVVFAELAVCGYPPRDFLEFEEFIDLCEQAAARIAQACIGVACIIGLPVRNEIKAGKDLHNAAYFIEEGQVKAVVRKALLPTYDVFDEYRYFEPAQHFGCVEFMGQKIALTICEDLWNIDNNPLYVSSPMDELIKEGPDLMINIAASPFSYCHDEERVNVLANNAKQYQLPLLYVNQVGAQTEIIFDGGSLAFDRDGRLVDEMPYFSDDMRIYDVAGGDIKGLQPIERVIAPDIEQIYEALILGIRDYFKKSGFSKAVLGLSGGIDSAVVCALACRALGPENVMAVLMPSKYSSDHSIKDALDLVERFGCRHEVIPIKEAADAFDGMLAHAFAGQPFNLTEENIQARCRGIVVMAMSNKFGYIVLNTSNKSECAVGYGTLYGDMCGAIGVIGDVYKTQVYELARYINKDAELIPVNSIVKPPSAELRPDQKDSDSLPDYDVLDKILFQYVELRKSSSDIIAQGYEEALVRRIIKLVNTAEFKRYQTPPILRVSPKAFGMGRRMPIVGKYLS; encoded by the coding sequence ATGAAGATAGCACTTGCCCAGCTTAACTACCATATCGGTAATTTCGACTATAATACAGACAAGATTATTGCGAGTATAAATGACGCTAAGGCCCAGGGGGCCGACCTGGTGGTGTTTGCCGAACTGGCTGTATGCGGGTATCCGCCGCGTGATTTTCTGGAGTTTGAAGAATTTATAGATTTATGTGAGCAGGCGGCCGCCCGGATAGCCCAGGCCTGCATCGGCGTTGCATGTATTATCGGCCTACCGGTCAGAAACGAAATTAAAGCCGGAAAAGACCTGCACAATGCCGCCTATTTTATAGAAGAAGGGCAGGTGAAGGCGGTCGTAAGGAAAGCCCTGCTGCCTACTTACGACGTTTTTGACGAATATCGCTACTTTGAGCCGGCCCAGCACTTTGGTTGTGTCGAGTTTATGGGACAGAAAATTGCACTGACCATTTGCGAGGATCTCTGGAATATAGATAATAATCCGCTGTACGTCTCCAGCCCTATGGACGAGTTGATCAAGGAAGGGCCTGATCTGATGATCAATATCGCAGCATCGCCATTCTCCTATTGCCATGATGAGGAGCGCGTGAACGTACTGGCTAATAATGCGAAGCAATATCAGTTGCCGCTGTTGTACGTTAATCAGGTTGGGGCGCAGACTGAGATCATCTTTGACGGTGGCTCCTTGGCGTTCGATAGAGATGGCCGGCTGGTCGACGAGATGCCCTATTTCTCTGATGATATGCGGATTTATGATGTAGCGGGTGGCGACATTAAGGGGCTCCAGCCGATTGAGCGTGTCATTGCGCCAGATATTGAGCAGATCTATGAGGCGTTAATACTCGGTATACGCGATTATTTTAAAAAATCCGGCTTCTCTAAAGCCGTGCTGGGTCTTTCAGGTGGTATCGACTCGGCCGTGGTATGCGCGCTGGCCTGCCGTGCCCTGGGGCCGGAAAATGTGATGGCAGTGTTGATGCCTTCAAAATACTCTTCAGATCATTCTATTAAGGATGCGCTCGACCTGGTAGAACGCTTTGGCTGCCGACACGAGGTCATTCCGATTAAGGAAGCAGCTGATGCATTCGACGGGATGCTGGCACATGCGTTTGCAGGTCAGCCCTTCAACTTAACCGAGGAAAATATACAGGCCCGTTGCCGGGGTATCGTCGTTATGGCCATGTCTAACAAGTTTGGCTATATCGTACTCAATACATCCAACAAGAGCGAGTGTGCGGTAGGATATGGCACCCTGTACGGCGACATGTGCGGCGCCATAGGCGTTATTGGCGATGTATATAAAACACAGGTTTATGAGTTGGCCCGATATATTAACAAAGATGCAGAACTTATTCCTGTAAACTCCATCGTAAAGCCGCCTTCGGCGGAATTGCGCCCTGATCAGAAGGATTCAGATTCTTTGCCCGATTATGATGTTCTGGATAAAATATTATTCCAGTACGTGGAGCTCAGGAAAAGTTCTTCTGACATCATTGCACAGGGATACGAAGAGGCACTTGTACGCAGGATTATCAAGCTGGTGAATACGGCAGAGTTTAAGCGTTACCAGACACCCCCGATTCTCAGGGTATCGCCGAAAGCATTTGGTATGGGAAGAAGAATGCCTATTGTGGGCAAGTACCTATCGTAA